A single region of the Microlunatus panaciterrae genome encodes:
- a CDS encoding polyhydroxyalkanoate synthesis protein PhaF encodes MAVEAWQNYINMISGVTKATRSKALATAKAALAQSGLDDVASDAGERVSKLAEEIITASRSNRELLEKLVGSEIDKAAAKWGFVRAEQLDDVRAEVAELRLALAHQAGQAAAARQAASPTRTTAKKAAPAKKAAPAKKAAAKKAAPAKKAPAKQSAAKKAPARKAAAKKATVAAEQG; translated from the coding sequence ATGGCCGTCGAGGCGTGGCAGAACTACATCAACATGATCAGCGGCGTCACCAAGGCGACCCGATCCAAGGCACTCGCAACGGCCAAGGCGGCGCTGGCGCAGTCCGGACTGGACGATGTCGCCAGCGATGCCGGTGAGCGGGTCAGCAAGCTGGCCGAGGAGATCATCACTGCCAGCAGGTCGAACCGTGAGCTGCTCGAAAAGCTGGTCGGATCGGAGATCGACAAAGCGGCCGCCAAATGGGGGTTTGTCCGAGCCGAACAGTTGGACGACGTCCGGGCCGAGGTCGCCGAGCTGAGGTTGGCACTGGCCCACCAGGCAGGGCAGGCAGCAGCCGCTCGACAGGCCGCATCGCCGACGAGAACGACGGCCAAGAAGGCTGCACCGGCCAAGAAGGCTGCACCGGCCAAGAAGGCGGCGGCCAAGAAGGCGGCACCCGCAAAGAAGGCTCCCGCCAAGCAGTCCGCTGCCAAGAAGGCTCCGGCCAGGAAGGCGGCGGCCAAGAAGGCGACCGTCGCCGCCGAGCAGGGCTGA
- a CDS encoding HAD-IIA family hydrolase: MGGYDAALFDLDGVVYLGPVAVPGAVEGIAELRGRGARLGYVTNNAARTPEAVAGHLRELGIELDDDDVVTSSQAGAHALAQRFGCGAKVLVVGGEGVVAALEEEGLVPVATADDDPVAVMQGWSPDLTWNQLNEAAIAIQRGAHWLATNTDATRPTDRGIVPGNGAAVDAVRTAVAVEPEVVGKPFRPLIDEVVRRLGCRRPIFVGDRMDTDISGATEAGLDSLWVLSGAHGPVDLLAADARSRPTHIGADLSALGQPARSVELADNRARCGMMEVTVDDGRLVITEPPTDRAQSVDALWALAQLAWRARDSGHDLDPEPSLKVLEALR; this comes from the coding sequence ATGGGCGGCTACGACGCAGCCCTCTTCGACCTCGATGGTGTCGTCTACCTCGGACCGGTCGCCGTCCCTGGTGCCGTTGAGGGGATAGCTGAGCTGCGGGGTCGCGGAGCCCGGCTCGGCTACGTCACCAACAACGCTGCCAGAACTCCTGAGGCGGTGGCCGGGCATCTGCGTGAGCTGGGCATCGAGCTGGACGACGACGACGTCGTCACCTCATCCCAGGCCGGCGCCCACGCGCTGGCGCAGCGGTTCGGTTGCGGCGCCAAGGTGCTGGTGGTTGGCGGCGAGGGCGTCGTCGCGGCCCTCGAGGAGGAGGGCCTGGTGCCGGTGGCCACCGCCGACGACGACCCGGTCGCCGTGATGCAGGGCTGGTCGCCCGACCTCACCTGGAACCAGTTGAATGAGGCGGCCATCGCCATCCAGCGCGGCGCCCACTGGCTGGCGACGAACACCGATGCCACCCGACCGACCGACCGGGGCATCGTCCCCGGCAATGGTGCTGCAGTGGATGCCGTACGGACAGCGGTGGCCGTCGAGCCCGAGGTCGTCGGCAAGCCCTTCCGTCCGTTGATCGACGAGGTGGTGCGGCGGCTCGGTTGCCGGCGGCCGATCTTCGTCGGTGACCGGATGGACACCGACATCTCCGGCGCTACCGAGGCCGGGCTGGACAGCCTCTGGGTACTGAGCGGTGCCCACGGTCCGGTCGACCTGCTGGCGGCGGACGCTCGTTCCAGGCCAACCCACATCGGTGCCGACCTGTCGGCCCTCGGGCAGCCGGCGCGATCGGTCGAGTTGGCTGACAACCGTGCCCGCTGCGGGATGATGGAGGTCACCGTCGACGACGGGCGGCTGGTGATCACCGAGCCGCCCACCGACCGAGCCCAGTCGGTGGACGCGCTGTGGGCGCTGGCCCAGCTGGCCTGGCGGGCCCGGGATTCCGGTCATGATCTCGATCCGGAGCCTTCGCTGAAGGTGCTGGAGGCGTTACGGTGA
- the argH gene encoding argininosuccinate lyase, with amino-acid sequence MFALSVSTQFDWRLARYDLAGSRAHAAALHRADLLTDDELAAMVDGLDRLEADVVSGAFRPTPTDEDVHGALERGLIALLGSELGGRLRAGRSRNDQIATLLRLYLRDSLRAVGTELLGLVAALQQQARTHLGVAMPGRTHLQHAQPVLLSHHLLAHAWPLLRDLDRIVDLDKRLSISPYGSGALAGTSLGLDPQAVALDLGFVDSVPNSIDGTAARDLAAEAGYVLAQTAVDLSRLSEDVILWCTHEFGFATLDDAWSTGSSIMPQKKNPDVAELARGKAGRLIGNLAGLLATLKGLPLAYNRDLQEDKEPLFDSIDQLLVLVPAVAGMVGTLTFHPDRLESLAPRGFSLATDVADWLVRRRVPFAEAHELAGACVRRCEREGIELADLTPEMLQEISAQLTPDVLSVLTVEGSINSRNGRGGTATARVAEQLEELAAQAATFRMWCDTSV; translated from the coding sequence ATGTTCGCCCTGAGTGTCTCGACCCAGTTCGACTGGCGCCTGGCCCGCTACGACCTGGCCGGGTCCAGGGCGCACGCCGCGGCACTGCACCGGGCCGACCTGCTCACCGACGACGAGCTGGCCGCCATGGTGGACGGCCTCGACCGACTGGAGGCTGACGTCGTCTCCGGCGCCTTCCGCCCGACCCCGACCGACGAAGACGTGCACGGGGCGCTGGAGCGCGGTCTGATCGCCCTGCTCGGTTCTGAGCTCGGCGGCCGGCTCCGGGCTGGTAGGTCCCGCAACGACCAGATCGCCACCCTGCTGCGGCTGTATCTGCGGGACAGCCTCCGCGCCGTCGGCACCGAGCTGCTGGGGCTGGTGGCGGCGCTGCAGCAGCAGGCCAGGACGCACCTCGGCGTGGCCATGCCGGGGCGGACGCATCTCCAGCACGCCCAGCCGGTGCTGCTCTCCCATCACCTGCTGGCCCATGCGTGGCCGCTGCTGCGCGACCTGGACCGGATCGTCGACCTGGACAAGCGGCTGTCGATCAGCCCGTACGGGTCGGGGGCGCTGGCCGGCACCTCGCTGGGGCTGGACCCGCAGGCGGTGGCGCTCGATCTGGGTTTCGTTGACAGTGTGCCGAACTCGATCGACGGCACCGCCGCCCGGGATCTGGCGGCCGAGGCCGGCTACGTCCTGGCGCAGACGGCCGTCGACCTCTCCCGGCTGAGTGAGGACGTCATCTTGTGGTGTACGCACGAGTTCGGCTTCGCCACCCTGGACGACGCCTGGTCCACCGGGTCATCGATCATGCCGCAGAAGAAGAACCCGGACGTGGCCGAGCTGGCCCGGGGCAAGGCTGGGCGGCTGATCGGTAACCTGGCCGGGCTGCTGGCCACCCTCAAAGGTCTGCCGCTCGCGTACAACCGGGACCTGCAGGAAGACAAGGAGCCGCTGTTCGACTCGATCGACCAACTGCTGGTGCTGGTGCCGGCAGTGGCCGGCATGGTCGGCACGCTGACGTTCCATCCTGACCGGCTCGAGTCACTGGCACCGCGCGGATTCTCGCTGGCCACCGACGTCGCCGACTGGCTGGTGCGCAGACGGGTCCCGTTCGCTGAGGCGCACGAGCTCGCCGGCGCCTGTGTCCGTCGCTGCGAACGGGAGGGGATCGAACTGGCCGACCTGACGCCCGAGATGCTGCAGGAGATCTCTGCGCAGCTGACGCCGGACGTGTTGAGCGTGTTGACGGTCGAGGGGTCGATCAACTCCCGCAACGGGCGGGGCGGCACCGCGACAGCGCGGGTGGCCGAGCAGCTCGAGGAGCTGGCCGCCCAGGCGGCGACGTTCCGGATGTGGTGCGACACCTCGGTGTGA
- the tyrS gene encoding tyrosine--tRNA ligase, translated as MTSVLDELKWRGLVADSTDEAALVEHLQAGPVTFYVGFDPTAPSLHFGNLVQLIVAGHLQRAGHRPLILVGGSTGMIGDPKETGERVLNSPEVVAAWVEKIRAQVQRFVSFDGDNAARVVNNLDWTGSLGTLEFLRDVGKHFPVNRMLARDVVRSRLEGGISYTEFSYVLLQAMDYRELFRQYGCTLQFGGSDQWGNITAGVELLRRSDGKRVHALATPLLTKADGSKFGKTETGTVWLDPELTSPYAFHQYFLNAEDAKVIEYLKVFSPRSQEEIEALERETRESPHRRAAQRALADDVTAFVHSAAERDAAIAAAEALFGRSELADLDESTLSGVLQEIGAVEIVAGGELPMVVDVLEASGVVPSKSAARRAIAEGGAYINNTKVADVDARLTAEDLLHGRFVVARRGKKTVGGTTIKR; from the coding sequence GTGACGAGTGTTCTCGATGAGCTGAAGTGGCGGGGCCTGGTGGCGGACTCCACCGACGAGGCCGCCCTTGTCGAACACCTGCAGGCGGGACCGGTCACGTTCTACGTCGGCTTTGACCCGACGGCGCCCAGCCTGCATTTCGGCAACCTGGTGCAGCTGATCGTCGCCGGCCACCTGCAGCGGGCGGGACATCGGCCGCTGATCCTGGTCGGCGGCTCGACCGGCATGATCGGCGACCCGAAGGAGACGGGCGAGCGGGTCCTGAACTCTCCGGAGGTCGTCGCCGCCTGGGTCGAGAAGATCCGGGCCCAGGTGCAGCGGTTCGTCAGCTTCGACGGTGACAACGCCGCCAGGGTGGTGAACAACCTCGACTGGACGGGCTCCCTGGGCACCCTGGAGTTCCTACGGGATGTCGGTAAACACTTCCCGGTGAACCGGATGCTGGCCCGCGACGTGGTCCGGTCGAGGCTGGAGGGCGGGATCTCCTACACGGAGTTCTCTTATGTCCTGCTGCAGGCGATGGACTACCGCGAACTGTTCCGGCAGTACGGCTGCACGCTGCAGTTCGGTGGCAGCGACCAGTGGGGGAACATCACCGCCGGGGTGGAGCTGCTGCGCCGCTCCGACGGGAAACGGGTCCACGCGCTGGCGACTCCACTGCTGACCAAGGCCGACGGGAGCAAGTTCGGCAAGACCGAGACCGGCACTGTCTGGCTCGACCCCGAGCTCACCAGTCCGTACGCCTTCCACCAGTACTTCCTGAACGCCGAGGATGCCAAGGTCATCGAGTACCTGAAGGTCTTCAGCCCGCGCAGCCAAGAAGAGATCGAGGCGTTGGAACGGGAGACTCGCGAGAGCCCGCATCGACGCGCGGCCCAACGGGCGCTGGCCGATGACGTGACCGCATTCGTGCACTCCGCGGCTGAACGTGACGCCGCCATCGCGGCCGCGGAGGCGCTGTTCGGGCGTTCCGAGCTGGCCGACCTGGACGAGTCGACCCTCTCTGGGGTGCTGCAGGAGATCGGTGCGGTGGAGATCGTCGCCGGCGGCGAGCTGCCGATGGTGGTCGACGTGCTCGAGGCCAGCGGGGTGGTGCCGAGCAAGTCGGCGGCCCGGCGAGCCATCGCCGAGGGGGGTGCCTACATCAACAACACCAAGGTGGCCGATGTCGACGCCCGGCTGACTGCGGAAGACCTGCTGCACGGCCGCTTCGTCGTCGCCCGCCGAGGCAAGAAGACGGTCGGCGGCACTACCATCAAACGATGA
- the xylB gene encoding xylulokinase — MTDDSMAQPAGRLVAGIDSSTQSCKIVVCELDTGRVVRTARASHPDGTEVSATAWLSAYREAAATPGLLDDVAALAVGGQQHGMVTLDDAGELVRDALLWNDNRSAQDAVDLIDELGGGRAWAEAVGSVPVASMTVAKIRWLNRCEPDNAARTASVVLPHDWLTWQIGGRSFAPTTDRGDASGTLYFDATANEYRHDLVNRAIGHDLDLPRVAAPDEIVGHTPEGVAIAPGTGDNMAAGLGLDVRTGEAVVSLGTSGTAFTLSKTQTHEPTGTVAGFADATGAFLPLVCTLNGARNLVATARVLGLSLEAMSELALTAPAGSGGLTFVPYLEGERTPPLPDARGELTGLTLANMTPANIARATIEGVLWSLAYGVQVLQQQTGDIKRITLTGGAAQSEAVRRIAPAVFGCPIAVTETFESVAVGAAKQAAWALSGSMPTWPVPYVREIEPSAADLAAAQGINSRYAAVLGAHFTS, encoded by the coding sequence GTGACGGACGACTCGATGGCTCAGCCGGCGGGACGCCTGGTGGCGGGGATCGACTCCTCGACCCAGTCCTGCAAGATCGTGGTCTGCGAGCTGGACACCGGCCGAGTGGTGCGTACGGCTCGAGCGTCGCATCCTGACGGTACCGAAGTCTCGGCCACCGCCTGGCTGTCGGCGTACCGCGAGGCTGCCGCTACGCCAGGGCTGCTGGACGATGTCGCGGCCCTTGCCGTCGGCGGCCAGCAGCATGGCATGGTCACTCTGGACGACGCGGGCGAGCTGGTTCGCGATGCTCTGCTCTGGAACGACAACCGGTCGGCTCAGGACGCGGTGGACCTCATCGACGAGCTCGGCGGTGGCCGGGCCTGGGCCGAGGCGGTCGGATCGGTACCAGTCGCCTCGATGACCGTCGCCAAGATCCGCTGGCTGAACCGCTGCGAGCCGGACAACGCTGCCCGCACCGCCTCAGTCGTCCTCCCGCACGACTGGCTGACCTGGCAGATCGGCGGCCGATCGTTCGCACCGACCACCGACCGCGGAGACGCCTCCGGCACTCTGTACTTCGACGCCACCGCCAACGAGTACCGGCACGATCTGGTCAATCGCGCGATCGGACACGATCTCGACCTGCCGCGGGTGGCCGCGCCAGACGAAATCGTGGGCCACACGCCGGAGGGTGTTGCCATCGCCCCCGGCACGGGGGACAACATGGCTGCCGGGCTGGGCCTCGATGTCCGCACCGGCGAGGCGGTCGTCTCCCTCGGCACCAGTGGCACGGCCTTCACCCTGAGCAAGACGCAGACCCACGAACCCACCGGTACGGTTGCCGGCTTCGCCGATGCCACCGGCGCCTTCCTGCCGCTCGTCTGCACCCTGAACGGCGCCCGCAACCTCGTCGCCACAGCACGCGTCCTCGGACTCTCGCTGGAGGCGATGAGCGAGTTGGCGCTCACCGCACCGGCCGGGAGCGGGGGCCTTACCTTCGTGCCCTATCTCGAGGGCGAGCGCACACCACCCCTGCCGGACGCCCGTGGGGAGTTGACCGGGCTGACCCTGGCCAACATGACCCCGGCCAACATCGCGCGGGCCACGATCGAGGGCGTCCTGTGGAGTCTCGCCTACGGCGTGCAGGTGCTGCAGCAACAGACCGGAGACATCAAGCGGATCACGCTCACCGGCGGAGCGGCACAGTCCGAGGCCGTGCGTCGGATCGCACCTGCGGTGTTCGGTTGCCCGATCGCCGTCACGGAGACGTTCGAGAGCGTCGCCGTCGGCGCCGCCAAGCAGGCCGCCTGGGCGCTCAGCGGGTCAATGCCTACCTGGCCGGTGCCGTATGTCAGAGAGATCGAGCCGAGCGCGGCCGACCTGGCCGCGGCTCAAGGGATCAACTCACGGTACGCGGCGGTGCTCGGCGCCCACTTCACGTCCTGA